AAGTTTATGGCCCAGTAAATCCTAAGCCCCAGTTAGTGTTCCCTTGGAGGAGGCTGGCATAGGAGCACGGGACTTTGTAGTTAACCTGTTCCATCTTCTTCCTGTTTTGATTCAAAGTGACCTTCCGGGGCTTCCCTTAGCCTTCCTGGGTTTGTCCTTTACCAGATTCATCAGCCCACTGTTGAACCCTGTGTCAGAGGGCAAGCTGTGGGGTACGAGGGTATGTTGCAGCTCTGTGTAGAGAGGTGGAACGTCATAGGATCTTCTATTTAGGGTTGGGAAggtaccttggaggtcatctccAGGGGTTCTTGACCgttttcttgtgtcatggacccctttggcagtttggggaagcctatgaaccccttctcagaatgtttttttaaatgcataaaatacatagaattacagagGAAGTGacgtattgaaatacagttatcaaaataataaaacatttacagATGCCAGGCTGAGAACCTTGATCTAatccatcatcctcattttacagatgaggaaactgaggcccagggaggttgtgacttgcccaaggtaacatagccTGGGGTtttaacccaggttctctgactccaaatccagggctctgtccactatAGCACAAGTAGTCAGGGGAAAGCAGCAGAGAGCTGGGGGAAGAGGACAGGAAGGAATCCTGAAAGGATGACTTTCTGTGGTGAGATCTTGCAGGTTGCCTGGAGCAACGTCCCAAGCCACAAGCCAACAACCACTGGGAGGAGAAACCGCAGCCAGACTAGTAAAGGAGAAGCTATAGCCATTGAGTATTTTCAGGCGGCTGCCTTTACTCCTAGAAATTTGGCATCGCCTGGTCTTTGCCCATTCCCAAGGTGTGTAGCAGTCAGAGAAAGGCCTGCGTGTGAAGACTGTGCCTTAGCTGCCTTGAACCCTTGAATTAGTGAGGTGGCTagctggagaaggggagaggctATGTAGCTAGCTGCCCTCACCATGTGCAGCCCTCTGGGGGCTTCTGGGATTTACAGCTTTCTCTCCTCTTGCCTGGCACAGGTGCTAAGTATTTGGTTAGACAGAAGAGGAGACTTGAGTCATGTGGACTGATTAACCCCTTGGGCTTCCCAGCCGGCGGCTCCGGCGGCAAGCCTGACCTTAACCCCTGACCTCGGCTGTGCCCGGCCGAGGCCTTTCTGGATTCCGGGGTGGGGGGGCCCTATCTCAGAGATTGTTCGAGTTGAAGAGTTTTCCTTTGTTCCTAAGAGTGAGAGGCCTTAGTCACCCAAGAGAAGCCGGGGTGCTCTTAGTCAGGGACCCCGAGGAGCGGGGCGGCTCGGCCATTTGTGCCTCCGCCCAGAGGCTGCCCCCTTCCACCAGGCTTCTGTGTGACCCACCTTAGAATAAATGTTGTTTAACCATCTCGGAACTGTTTgtttaatgggggagggggtgagggagatGGGCGGGGCGGGCCGGACTGGGGGAGGAGCTGGGGGCGTGGCCTTCGCCGTTGCGTCCTTGGGGTCTCCTAGCAACCGAAGAGGCAGCGccgcggggcggggggggggggggggtggcaggcCCGGAGGCGGAGGCGAGTGCCGCTCTGCGTGCCCTCTGCATCCTGCGCCGCCCTGCCCTGGAAGCCACTCCAGCGCCGATCAGTGGCAACTGccaccctctctgggcttctgtgaCCTCATCTGCAAGGACCCCGCCcaccggggggggggggatgtgttAGGGGTGGCCCGGAGGGATTCCGATTGCTACGGAAGTAGGTAGGTAGGAAAGCACGCAGCCCTTGTTAATTTCCACCGCTCTGCGTTGGGCGGAGAAGCTCACACCTGTGGAGAAACCGGGTTTGTCGGAGAAGCCCGGATGGAGGCGCTAATGCCCCCCCCGCAGATTTacgtggaaagaacactggccatTATCAAACCGGACGTTGTGGACAAGGAAGAGGAGATCGAAGATATCATCCTCAAGTCCGGGTTCACCATTGTGCAGGTAAATGTTTGCTTCCTTCTTTGCATTTCGGAATGGCCGTTTTATTTCATACTAAATGCGTAGTATTCCTATTATAGGGATTTAAAGATTTGCCAAAATTTGGGTGATGATAATTATTTATCAAATAGAACATAATTGGGTATCCTCGAtcccttattttttaaagagctaaATATCCCACCATCCTAAAGTTCTCCTGCCATATTGCCTCgttagaaaatgtttttaaaaggaaagaagtaagtATTCTCTCTTAAAATGTGAGGTTTTTGaatttacctccatttcctctttttttcccttaatccTAAACCCTTCTGACCTCCTCATTGAGTTGAAACTGCCCTCTCAAAGCCCCCAGTGACCTCTTTCTTGCCATATTTAATGTGCCTCATTCTTTGTAACCTCTCCGCAGCCTTTGCCGCTGGATCACACTGCATCGCAGTGACGGCCGCCTGCTCTAGGTTTCTGTGGCCCTGttctctcctatttctcctcAGTGGTCTGACCCTTCATtcgttccttctctgtctcctgtgTCATACCCCCAAACCTTTGTCAtaagcccccttctcttctcGCTCTGGACCAGGAGTTCTTGAGCTTTTTACCTGTTAAGGAAACCTTGAGCAGTCTAAACCCTATGGACCCCTTTGaagattaatgaaaagaaatatgtaatttttcccatctgATTTCACAGACCCCCATGAAATCTGGCCATGGTGGAGGATCAGTGGATCCTGTATTAGTAAGAGCCCCTACTCATGGCTTCCCCGAGTTCCAGTCCATGTCCCTACTGCCTTTTGCATATTTTATAACTAGGtgtctcataggcatctcaaactcagcgtGTCTAAAATAGAATTCATCATCTTCCCACCAATATAATCCCTTCTTGTGAACTTCCCTCTTACGTCCTCGGCCCTTATGATCTTACTaccatcctcagctcctcacttgCATTttccccacatatccaatctgtttctattttcgtaacatctctcatatatatatctccccttctctccattcatgcgGCCACCTTTCTGTAATGCAGGCCCcccattacctcttgcctggactactggAATAGTTGTGGGTAGGCTCCCTGCTTCATTgctccctgctccaatccatccttcattcagtgTTTGGGCCCCGCTCACCAACACTGCATATTTCCTAAGACTAgattttagagctgaaggagTGCGTAGCAGTACCTTGCAcctggcaggcacttaataaatgtttgttcatttaaAACTTGGAGCTCATCTCCTTTTTTTGTGCCTTGTTTTGCatgagaggcagctagatggcttcagtagatagactgctgggcctggcatcagaaaAACAGTCCAGAATTCATCTTCATACGCTTCACTTACTGCTCTGTTTAccttccttttctcatctgtaaaattaagataataatatcacctttctctcagagttgttgtggaaATAAAGTTGAGTAATGTTTTAAAACACTGTGCTTCAGCTTTAAAATGTTACATAGATGCTAGCTGCTATTATGTGGGGAACTGAAGTTCATAGACTTGGGTAGCTCTATTTAGGGAAAAGCATGAGACATTCAGTTCAAGAAGGGGATTGTTTCAATAATGTCCTTTAGCAGATCAGGAagcttctatgattttttttaaatgggagttAATCCTTGTAGTCTCTCTCTTAGAGAGACTATAATGATTATAAAATGGGGACTCCTGAGAGGAAATGATTTTTCTCTGAGCCCACTAATCAACAAGCCAGGGGGCAGAACTAAAAAAACATGAACCTTTAGAGCCCATTCTCTGAGCCTATTTAGAAAAACCCTCAATTTGCCTTCTGAAACACAGTTATCTCTTTTACATCGCAAGAGTTAGGTGTAGGGCACCCCtgaaatctggaaaatccacataaaattttttggccctcctttcgtaccaaagaaaaagtctgaattttttctttttcttttatgggatgtaccttattgtaaaatttgggttggtATTATagaatactatacatatattttattcatttctgacttcctaaactttttctgtgttgtttacTAATGTTCACAcgttgtctgtggcttctgcaaaacttccaaaaaatccccatttcatttcttatgcCAACTGGCGAGATATCAAAACTgcgatggggaaagttgtgatgtggaagagataactataTTCACACATCGGTGGGGGGAAGGTCAGTGTGAATTGGTGAAAGGTCTGAATTACAACTTTTATGAGAAATTCAGTTTATTGCTTTTGAATTACATAGCGTTAAATAAGCTGTTTAATAATTATGAATTGTTATCTAACTTACAACTGTTAAAGCCCTCTAGTTGATATCTTAGTTCTGCTTTACAGATCTTCCTGCAGATGTGCCCACATCAGTGAGTTGTTAGGAGGTCATTTTAGGTGATTGtataaaagaactttgaaaactaTAATGTTATGTGAATTATATAAACAACAGTACCTTAAACATACTGGACACTTAAATGGTCCTTGAATTGAATATGAGGTGGCATTTTTGTTTAGAATTGGCACATGATAACTTCATCTTGTATACAGATTACTTAGTAGGATAGCATTTCAGAGcagaaaggaatcttagaaatcaaCCAGTCCAGCCCCATCTtagagatgggaaactgaggcccgaaggGGGTCCTGGCTGGCTGGGGTCAGATCTCCCGACTTGCAAGTTTTGTTCCCTTGAGGTCAAACATTCCGTCTCATAATCTTGGCTTAGGCAAGAGGGGGAAAATTGACCCATATCTGTTCATAGCATCCATGCTGGAAACTGGCTACTGGTCCTGAGCGTTCCTCGCCTGCATCTACGTTTTAGAGTGGCCTGGGGCGCTGAGTTTAGGTGACTCGCccacccacggtcacacagcttgtcGCCCAAGGCTTCTTGATTGCGGCTGTCTCTCTTTCCACTCTGCCGGCAGTCCTAATTTTCTAGACAGACTGTTTCTTTGTTAGATTCTAGCTGACAGATCATCTGCCTTTTATGTCTGAATTAATCAGTTTTTCTTGCGTATCTGTTTGTTTcctttatagagaagaaaacttcGTTTTAGCCCTGAACAGTGTAGCAACTTTTATGTGGAACAGTATGGGAAAATGTTTTTCCCTAATCTAACAGCATACATGAGTTCGGGTCCACTCGTTGCCATGATATTAGCCAGACATAATGCAATCTCTCACTGGCTAGATCTTATGGGACCATTCAATAGCTTCAAAGCTAAGGAGACACACCCAGACAGGTAATTTACCTAGGAGAAAATTTAATTTACCTCTGTAACTGGAGTCTGACTCCAGTAATATGagatattccttttcttttggaagtttccttgttttcttttaattttgttaagggcgtgtgtgtgtgtgtgtgtgtgtgtgtgtgtgtgtacatgtgcaaaTAACAGGTACCACAAAAAAGGCTTGGACTGTCTCTAGGAAGTATCTGATTTTCTTCTCATACCTATGTAACACGCCAGTCAAGTAAAAATGTTAACAGAACTGGGATGGATGTTAGTGTTTTAAACTGTTGTCAATGCTACCAAATTTGGTTTCTTGATCCTCCTAGTCAAGGTTTTCCTTCCTACTCTCTCAAAttactgtgtttatttttttccttgccaGCATATTCATCCCCTTTCCCACCTTTTTGTCCAGTGCCCTTCCTACAAATTTAATTGTGTTGCTTGACCCTCTTTTAGATAGctttgaacccaagttcaaaaaaattaaagcctCCGTAAGTGAGAAGTGACAATGTCTTTGTAAATTGGGCTTCATTTGTAAGAGGAATGCATATATGAAAGATTTGGGAAGGGTGTTAGATTGAGTTGACATCAATTCTACCTTCCTTTAGTCTAAGGGCAATCTATGGAACAGATGACCTAAGGAATGCACTTCATGGAAGTAAAAATTTTGCAgcagcagaaagagaaattcGATTCATGTTTCCTGAAGGTGAGTTATATGAGTTGTAAATTTAAGTGCAtcttcttacaattcttttttatCTGTCTTCTAAAGAAAAGTTAGACTTTTAAAGGCTTTTTGGATCTGAAAGGGTAGAATTTCcaattgtggagtgtaaatacatgagTGATTCCCACGTGCTTTCTCATTACCAAATAGAGATAAGTGGTTTAAGTCTTCTTTCTGAAGAAAAGTTCTTATGAAGTGCTACAATTGCATCCCTCGGCTAGTTTTTTACTTCCCTTCTAATTGTGAGTTATTGTCATTATGAAAAAGAATTGGACCAGTTTTAATACCTTCTatctttttttgatttttctcTCGAGTAGTCTCCTGCTATTTTATTGTCAGTTATCTTTTTATGTAAGCAATTGACTTGAAATTTCAAACTATCTGGGTTCTCAGTAGAATACCAGCACTCGCAGTGTTTCTGAAGAAATGCACAAGGACTTTTATATAACTTGTTGCACATATCAGGTTTTTAGCTGTATGATCACATAAGGTTTCTACCCTAGATATGGTTTCATCAGTCGTTCTCTTTCGGTCAGCTAGCCTTTCTTCTAGACTTCAGTACCATCCCCAGCTCTGAGAAGTAGATGAGGATGACATTATCTTCCAAGTAAAAGATGATTGTATTgattgctcatggttgggccatGCTAgttaacaaaaatgacaataccaTCATAACCAGTTTACAGATTCAGTATCAGACCAGACTACCAGAGGATTCCTTTATAGATAAGGGTAATAACAAAATTTAGATTAAAAGATAATTAGCAactgtaacaaaaataaaactagtgATTATTTAGGTTAAAGAATTTCTAAAACACATTTCATTTTCTGCTATAAAACTTAGTCATTCATCAGCAGCTATTCTCTTTTGAAGAAGAGATGACTTGAATTGGGGAGTAGGACATGAtgtctgtcttcaaatatttggagaataGTTGAGTGGGAAAGAGATTGGACTTTTCTGGTTGGCTCTAGAGGGCAGAATGAAAGGTAGTGGTTGGAAGCTGCAGAatagcagatttaggcttgataaaAAGAACAACTTAACAGCAATGAAGGATTCCCAacaatggaatgggctgcttctggagggagagcattcttcCTTGAAGGAGAATAGAGCTAGTTTAGAGTAGGTTTACAAATTTGGAGAATTTGGAAGCTATTTTCACTATAGGTCTTACGTTCCTATAATGTTAAGGATCAGAGTTGCCTGGGCTACATGTGTACCATCTGAATATGTTTCCAGGCCACATTGGCTCCAGGTGTGTGCTCTAGCACACATTTCGTAGTCGTAGTCATATATGTTCTCTACATATATACCTTCCATATCTGTTACCTATGTAGTGTGTATTGATAACATGGGAATCTGTAGGAGAGGTTCTCATATTTACATGGGtgtggt
This region of Trichosurus vulpecula isolate mTriVul1 chromosome 3, mTriVul1.pri, whole genome shotgun sequence genomic DNA includes:
- the NME5 gene encoding nucleoside diphosphate kinase homolog 5, whose product is MEALMPPPQIYVERTLAIIKPDVVDKEEEIEDIILKSGFTIVQRRKLRFSPEQCSNFYVEQYGKMFFPNLTAYMSSGPLVAMILARHNAISHWLDLMGPFNSFKAKETHPDSLRAIYGTDDLRNALHGSKNFAAAEREIRFMFPEVVIEPIQSGDAAKDYLNLYVNPTLLAGLSELSKHKPADPFIWLADWLLKNNPNKPKFYHQEIVEESNENKTY